A portion of the Liberibacter crescens BT-1 genome contains these proteins:
- the rpsT gene encoding 30S ribosomal protein S20 translates to MANTVSARKMVRKISRRTLINKSRRSSVRSFIRRVHEALESGNVDAAKEAFRVAESHIQKAKSKGVLHKSTASRTVSRLAKRIKNVSMAS, encoded by the coding sequence ATGGCTAATACAGTATCTGCAAGAAAGATGGTACGTAAAATTTCTCGCCGTACTTTGATTAATAAATCGCGTCGTTCATCTGTTCGTTCTTTTATACGTCGTGTGCATGAAGCGCTTGAATCTGGTAATGTTGATGCTGCAAAGGAGGCCTTCAGGGTTGCAGAATCCCATATCCAAAAAGCAAAGAGCAAGGGTGTGTTGCATAAAAGTACTGCTTCACGTACGGTGTCACGCCTTGCAAAACGTATAAAGAACGTATCTATGGCTTCCTAG